From Terriglobales bacterium, the proteins below share one genomic window:
- a CDS encoding abhydrolase domain-containing 18 codes for MRTLYQRWMYDWETRLTEHDTNRIVRPFDWGAEWIRAWPSVNGNFPAPGGEEAFLHRLNREIVDQSDDFFSYKTPSDFRLERRVAELYRTSDQQPDRGKREVADFLRFTSPVATPYPENNLANARWFPARGRRAVVVLPQWNSDAESHNGLCRIFNFLGIAALRLSMPYHDIRRPAELERADYAVSANIARTIDAARQAILDVRCCLDWLESQGYTRLGIEGTSLGSCYAFIASAHDSRLRANAFNHASTYFADVVWSGQSTRHIRAGIESHIDLDRLRRAWLAISPMSYFDKFERFPKKSLVVYATHDLTFLPEFSRQVVAEFERRRLDHKVSILPCGHYVVGETPFKYLDAYYLASFLNNAL; via the coding sequence ATGCGCACCCTCTACCAACGCTGGATGTACGACTGGGAGACGCGTCTCACCGAGCACGACACCAACCGCATCGTTCGCCCCTTCGACTGGGGCGCGGAATGGATTCGGGCCTGGCCCAGCGTCAACGGCAACTTCCCCGCACCCGGCGGCGAAGAAGCGTTCCTTCACCGCCTGAACCGCGAGATCGTTGACCAGAGCGACGACTTCTTCTCCTACAAGACTCCATCCGACTTCCGCCTCGAGCGCCGGGTCGCCGAGCTCTACCGCACCAGCGACCAGCAGCCCGACCGCGGCAAGAGGGAAGTCGCCGACTTCCTGCGCTTTACCTCGCCGGTCGCGACTCCCTATCCGGAAAACAACTTGGCCAACGCCCGCTGGTTTCCCGCGCGCGGCCGCCGCGCCGTTGTGGTGCTGCCGCAGTGGAACTCTGACGCCGAGAGCCACAACGGCCTCTGCCGCATCTTCAATTTCCTGGGGATCGCAGCGCTGCGCCTGAGCATGCCCTATCACGACATCCGCCGGCCCGCGGAGCTGGAGCGCGCCGACTACGCTGTTTCCGCCAATATCGCCCGCACCATCGACGCCGCACGTCAGGCGATCCTCGATGTCCGTTGCTGCCTCGACTGGCTCGAGTCCCAGGGCTACACCCGCCTGGGCATCGAGGGCACCAGCTTGGGCTCCTGCTATGCCTTCATCGCCAGCGCCCACGATTCGCGCCTGCGCGCTAACGCCTTCAACCACGCCTCCACTTACTTCGCCGACGTGGTCTGGAGCGGGCAGTCCACTCGCCACATCCGCGCGGGGATTGAGTCGCACATCGATCTCGACCGCCTGCGCCGCGCCTGGCTGGCCATCAGTCCCATGTCATATTTCGACAAGTTCGAGCGCTTCCCCAAGAAGTCGCTGGTGGTATACGCCACCCACGACCTCACGTTTCTGCCAGAGTTCTCCAGGCAGGTAGTCGCGGAGTTCGAGCGCCGCCGCCTGGACCACAAGGTCTCGATCCTCCCCTGCGGCCACTACGTCGTCGGCGAAACGCCCTTCAAATACCTCGACGCCTACTATCTGGCGTCGTTCCTGAATAACGCTTTGTAA
- a CDS encoding enoyl-CoA hydratase/isomerase family protein encodes MATVPTPETEQTQPPEKGFKYILFETSGYIARLTLNNPPHNVLVVPLMVEMAEAIESLNGRGDIKAILLESSQKTFSAGIGLEDSKSDRVFQTLDAFNRVFLAIKEISKPLIVVVNGPAIGAGSELVAFGDMVIATPKAKFAQPEVKLGIFPPFAAVMLPQVIGPKKTYELILTGEALSAEDARQLGFVNKVVPEAELKKAVDDIVNKIGEFSGPVLEMTKQVISGSQGLPQKEAMKKSQDIYLNQLMALEDVQEGLRAVLEKRKPVWKNK; translated from the coding sequence ATGGCAACCGTTCCCACTCCCGAGACCGAACAGACGCAACCGCCGGAAAAGGGGTTCAAGTACATCCTGTTCGAGACCTCCGGCTACATCGCGCGGCTGACGTTGAACAATCCGCCGCACAACGTGCTGGTGGTGCCGCTGATGGTGGAGATGGCGGAGGCCATTGAGAGCCTGAACGGCCGAGGCGACATCAAGGCCATCCTGCTGGAGTCGTCGCAGAAGACGTTCTCGGCGGGCATCGGGCTGGAGGACTCGAAGTCCGACCGCGTTTTCCAGACGCTGGACGCCTTTAACCGCGTCTTTCTGGCGATCAAGGAAATCTCCAAGCCGCTGATCGTGGTGGTGAACGGGCCGGCCATCGGCGCCGGGTCGGAGCTGGTGGCCTTCGGCGACATGGTGATCGCTACCCCCAAGGCCAAGTTCGCGCAGCCCGAGGTTAAACTGGGCATCTTCCCGCCCTTCGCCGCGGTGATGCTGCCCCAGGTCATCGGGCCCAAGAAAACGTATGAGCTGATCCTGACGGGCGAGGCGCTCTCGGCCGAGGACGCGCGCCAGCTCGGCTTCGTCAACAAGGTGGTACCGGAGGCGGAGCTGAAAAAGGCGGTGGATGACATCGTCAACAAGATCGGCGAATTCAGCGGGCCGGTGCTGGAGATGACCAAGCAGGTCATCAGCGGCTCCCAGGGGCTACCCCAGAAAGAAGCGATGAAGAAGTCGCAGGACATTTACCTCAACCAGCTCATGGCGCTGGAAGACGTGCAGGAAGGCCTGCGCGCGGTGCTAGAGAAGAGAAAGCCGGTGTGGAAGAACAAGTGA
- the rpiB gene encoding ribose 5-phosphate isomerase B — protein sequence MKISLGADHAGYQLKEKIKQRLAGQGIEITDRGTTSIDSVDYPDYARDVAHDVAGKRADWGILVCGSGVGMAMAANKVPGVRAANVTSELEAQLSREHNDANVLAIGARILDDATAFQIVDKWLHTGFAGGRHQRRVDKITALEHDENQCQPAKPATK from the coding sequence ATGAAGATCTCTCTCGGCGCCGACCACGCCGGCTACCAGCTCAAGGAGAAGATCAAGCAGCGCCTAGCCGGGCAGGGCATCGAGATCACCGACCGCGGCACCACCTCGATCGACTCCGTGGACTACCCTGACTACGCCCGCGACGTGGCCCACGACGTAGCCGGCAAGCGCGCCGACTGGGGCATTCTCGTCTGCGGCAGCGGCGTCGGCATGGCCATGGCCGCCAACAAAGTCCCGGGCGTGCGTGCCGCCAACGTCACCTCGGAGTTGGAGGCCCAGCTCAGCCGCGAGCACAACGACGCGAACGTGCTGGCCATCGGCGCCCGCATCCTCGATGACGCCACCGCCTTCCAGATCGTGGACAAGTGGCTGCACACCGGTTTTGCCGGGGGCCGCCATCAGCGCCGTGTGGACAAGATCACCGCGCTCGAACACGACGAGAATCAATGCCAGCCCGCGAAGCCCGCGACAAAGTGA
- the glyA gene encoding serine hydroxymethyltransferase: MNDRMSRPLSEVDPATAAAIDQEVRRQHEGLELIASENFVSEAVLEAMGSVFTNKYAEGYPGKRYYGGCEFADVVENLARDRAKALFGAEAANVQPHAGSQANMEAYAAVIQPGDTILGLNLAHGGHLTHGHHLNFSGKTYKIVPYGVTKETETIDYDDLEKLAERERPKLIIGGGSAYPRIIDFARMRQIADKVGALYLVDMAHFAGLVAGGVHPSPVPHAHIVTTTTHKTLRGPRSGMILSKAEFAAAIDKVVFPGMQGGPLVHIIAAKAVCFLEAMQPSFKDYARQVVANAKVLAETLAAEGFRVISGGTDTHLMLVDVFSKGMLGSEAEKVLGEAAITVNKNAIPFDTNPPMKPSGIRIGTPALTTRGMGEEDMRRIGRWIAEALNHRTDAAVLARIRKQVLELAEAFPLYASRRVGVPAA; this comes from the coding sequence ATGAACGACCGCATGTCACGCCCGCTCTCCGAAGTCGATCCCGCCACCGCCGCCGCCATTGACCAGGAAGTCCGCCGCCAGCACGAGGGCCTGGAGCTGATTGCCTCCGAGAACTTTGTCAGCGAGGCCGTGCTTGAGGCCATGGGCTCGGTCTTCACCAACAAGTACGCCGAGGGCTACCCCGGCAAGCGCTACTACGGCGGCTGCGAGTTCGCGGACGTGGTGGAGAACCTGGCCCGCGACCGCGCCAAGGCGCTCTTCGGCGCCGAGGCCGCCAACGTCCAGCCTCACGCCGGCTCTCAGGCCAATATGGAGGCGTATGCCGCCGTGATCCAGCCCGGCGACACTATCCTCGGCTTGAACCTGGCCCACGGCGGGCACCTCACCCACGGCCATCATCTGAACTTTTCCGGCAAGACCTACAAGATCGTTCCCTACGGTGTCACCAAAGAGACCGAAACCATCGATTATGACGACCTGGAAAAGCTGGCCGAGCGCGAGCGCCCCAAGCTGATCATCGGCGGCGGCTCGGCCTATCCGCGCATCATCGACTTCGCGCGTATGCGCCAGATCGCCGACAAAGTGGGCGCACTGTATCTCGTGGACATGGCGCACTTCGCCGGCCTGGTCGCCGGAGGCGTGCATCCCTCGCCCGTGCCCCACGCGCACATCGTCACCACCACCACCCACAAGACGCTGCGCGGCCCGCGCTCCGGCATGATCCTCTCCAAAGCCGAGTTCGCTGCCGCCATCGACAAAGTCGTGTTTCCCGGAATGCAGGGCGGGCCTCTGGTGCACATCATCGCCGCCAAGGCCGTGTGCTTCCTGGAAGCCATGCAGCCCAGCTTCAAGGATTACGCGCGCCAGGTCGTCGCCAACGCCAAGGTCCTGGCGGAAACCCTGGCCGCCGAAGGCTTCCGCGTGATCTCCGGCGGAACCGACACCCACCTGATGCTGGTGGATGTCTTCTCCAAGGGCATGCTGGGCAGCGAGGCGGAGAAGGTGCTGGGCGAGGCTGCCATCACCGTCAACAAGAACGCCATCCCCTTTGACACCAACCCACCCATGAAGCCATCCGGCATCCGCATCGGCACGCCCGCGCTCACCACCCGCGGCATGGGCGAGGAGGATATGCGCCGCATCGGCCGCTGGATCGCCGAAGCGCTCAACCACCGCACGGACGCCGCCGTCCTGGCGCGCATCCGCAAGCAGGTACTGGAGCTAGCCGAGGCATTTCCGCTGTACGCCTCACGCCGCGTTGGCGTGCCCGCCGCCTGA
- a CDS encoding glycosyltransferase family 1 protein, whose amino-acid sequence MRIAIDVRRIGSFGIGTHIRNVVRTLARLDQKNHYVLIGISDLERDFGRLPENFLPVVFPHLERSVRNYFEFYGVVRKYDCDLVHVPHLFWRPRHMPLPYVLTVHDLQSYMHPREGSSIFRRLFHSRLTRYALRHAARICSVSHFTRSEMVRIFGIPEGRIEVLYNAIDENFQRGHATDADRQLVAERYQVNYPFLLYAGNIKPHKNVVRIIEAFSALKGELQKEGKFPDLRLIIIGDELSQHPDLRRTVIRSGVQNEVRFLGFVPTEVLRIFYDLAKIFVFPSLYEGFGLPPLEAMAHGTPVVTSNTSSLPEVVGDAAVLVNPENVFEIMHALHRALVDQPLRERLKQRGYEQVQRFSWEASVTRLMEIYQEAAGTRLRSDKQ is encoded by the coding sequence GTGCGCATCGCCATTGACGTCCGCCGCATCGGCAGCTTCGGCATCGGCACCCACATCCGCAACGTGGTGCGGACGCTGGCACGCCTCGACCAGAAGAATCACTATGTTCTGATCGGGATCTCGGATCTGGAGCGCGACTTCGGCCGCCTGCCGGAGAACTTCCTGCCCGTGGTCTTCCCGCATCTGGAGCGCTCGGTTCGCAACTACTTCGAGTTCTACGGCGTGGTGCGCAAGTACGACTGCGACCTGGTGCACGTGCCGCATCTGTTCTGGCGTCCGCGCCACATGCCGCTGCCCTACGTGCTCACCGTGCACGACCTGCAGTCCTACATGCATCCCCGGGAAGGCAGCTCGATTTTCCGGCGTCTGTTTCACTCCCGCCTCACACGCTACGCGCTGCGTCATGCGGCGCGTATCTGCTCGGTCTCGCATTTCACCCGCAGCGAGATGGTGCGCATCTTCGGCATCCCGGAGGGGAGGATCGAGGTCCTCTACAACGCCATTGACGAGAACTTCCAGCGTGGCCACGCCACCGACGCCGACCGCCAGCTCGTCGCCGAGCGCTACCAGGTGAACTATCCCTTCCTGCTCTACGCCGGCAACATCAAGCCGCACAAGAATGTGGTACGCATCATCGAGGCGTTTTCCGCGCTCAAAGGCGAGCTGCAGAAGGAAGGGAAGTTCCCCGACCTGCGGCTCATCATCATCGGCGACGAGCTTTCCCAGCATCCCGACCTGCGCCGCACCGTGATCCGCAGCGGCGTGCAGAATGAGGTGCGTTTCCTCGGCTTTGTGCCCACCGAGGTGTTGCGCATCTTCTACGACCTGGCCAAGATCTTCGTCTTCCCCTCGCTCTACGAGGGCTTCGGGCTGCCGCCGCTCGAAGCCATGGCCCACGGAACCCCGGTCGTGACCTCGAACACATCGTCGTTGCCCGAGGTGGTCGGCGACGCCGCCGTACTGGTGAATCCGGAGAACGTCTTCGAGATCATGCACGCCCTGCACCGCGCGCTGGTGGACCAGCCCTTGCGCGAGCGCCTGAAGCAGCGCGGCTACGAGCAGGTGCAGCGCTTTTCCTGGGAGGCGTCGGTCACCCGCCTGATGGAGATCTACCAGGAGGCCGCTGGCACCCGCCTGCGAAGCGATAAGCAATAA